The following coding sequences are from one Phycisphaeraceae bacterium window:
- a CDS encoding prepilin-type N-terminal cleavage/methylation domain-containing protein produces MLHAQAKSPRDGARAFTLIELLVVIAIIAILISILLPALAQARALAKTVKEMAAGQQKLIAWSHYAGDNKDSAFTGYIPWAAGHFNSRAGGYYWFHPDPWIPNRFLEGNVIKVNGLRFMGATEMPAQALQLDGNTLSDFLTRPNAPTYHESPPTTLYDGSVASLAAAMAYHPSLGGNYTYVGGNWHRGSFQNYTAMGGAGVTQRWVVGRTADARRPDNLLVFSSARGIDIKATGGWGGTNYGRNPMAYAAGRAIVPGFWEIVPPRAGYPTNSTVMQWVPTDNYNPTTTNPASWGFVDPRHQNKAVVVTCDGHVEMLTLRQLRDMRRWANTADRPDWVFRP; encoded by the coding sequence ATGCTGCATGCCCAGGCGAAATCGCCGCGCGATGGCGCTCGTGCGTTCACACTCATCGAACTCCTCGTGGTCATCGCGATCATCGCGATCCTCATCTCGATCCTCCTCCCGGCCCTCGCCCAGGCCAGGGCCCTAGCCAAGACCGTCAAGGAGATGGCCGCGGGTCAGCAGAAACTCATCGCCTGGTCTCACTACGCAGGCGACAACAAGGACTCCGCCTTCACCGGCTACATCCCCTGGGCCGCCGGCCACTTCAACAGCCGCGCCGGCGGCTACTACTGGTTCCACCCCGATCCGTGGATCCCGAACCGCTTTCTCGAGGGCAACGTCATCAAGGTCAACGGACTCCGCTTCATGGGCGCCACCGAGATGCCCGCCCAGGCCCTCCAACTCGACGGCAACACCCTCTCCGATTTCCTCACACGCCCCAATGCGCCGACATACCACGAAAGCCCCCCCACCACCCTCTATGACGGCAGTGTCGCCTCCCTTGCCGCGGCGATGGCCTACCACCCCTCCCTCGGCGGCAACTACACCTACGTTGGTGGCAACTGGCACCGCGGCTCGTTCCAGAACTACACCGCGATGGGTGGTGCCGGCGTCACACAGCGCTGGGTCGTCGGCCGTACCGCCGATGCACGCCGTCCCGACAACCTGCTCGTCTTCTCCTCCGCCCGCGGCATCGACATTAAGGCCACCGGCGGCTGGGGCGGCACCAACTACGGCCGCAACCCCATGGCCTACGCCGCAGGCCGCGCCATAGTCCCCGGCTTCTGGGAAATCGTCCCGCCCCGCGCCGGCTACCCCACCAACTCCACCGTCATGCAGTGGGTCCCCACCGACAACTACAACCCCACTACCACGAACCCCGCCAGTTGGGGCTTTGTCGACCCGCGTCATCAGAACAAGGCCGTCGTCGTCACCTGCGATGGGCACGTCGAGATGTTGACGCTTCGCCAACTCCGCGACATGCGCCGCTGGGCGAATACGGCTGACCGCCCGGACTGGGTATTCCGGCCCTAA
- a CDS encoding class I SAM-dependent methyltransferase: MPQSTKRSPTRPAASRRRARRPLTARTADRYDLYQRAVQCPEAEVAFAARAYRRAVGRAPRVLREDFCGCFATACEWARHSKDHIAVGLDLDPEPIAWGRKHNLPRLTPEQQSRVHISRGNVLTPPRSPRPDIVLATNFSYWTFKTRDLLLRYFRSVRASLAADGVFILDFFGGSDVLRELTETTRHGQWSYLWQQERYDPVTGDYICHIHFKFKNGSMLRRAFTYHWRVWTIPELKDLLAEAGLPNVTVYCEGEDAKGEGNGVFRPVKQAPADRCFIAYLVATR, encoded by the coding sequence ATGCCCCAGAGCACCAAACGTTCCCCCACGCGCCCCGCCGCCTCCCGCCGCCGAGCCCGTCGGCCGCTCACCGCCCGCACCGCCGACCGATACGACCTCTACCAACGGGCCGTGCAGTGCCCCGAGGCCGAGGTCGCCTTCGCCGCCCGTGCCTACCGCCGCGCCGTCGGCCGTGCTCCCAGGGTCCTCCGCGAGGACTTCTGCGGCTGCTTCGCCACCGCCTGCGAATGGGCCCGCCACAGCAAGGACCACATCGCCGTCGGCCTCGACCTCGACCCCGAACCCATCGCCTGGGGCCGCAAGCACAACCTCCCCCGCCTCACCCCCGAGCAGCAGTCCCGCGTCCACATCAGCCGCGGCAACGTCCTCACCCCGCCCCGCTCCCCCCGCCCGGACATCGTCCTGGCCACCAACTTCTCCTACTGGACCTTCAAGACCCGCGACCTGTTGCTGCGATATTTCCGCTCGGTCCGCGCCTCGCTCGCCGCCGACGGCGTCTTCATCCTCGACTTCTTCGGCGGCTCCGACGTCCTGCGCGAACTCACCGAGACCACGCGCCACGGCCAGTGGTCCTACCTCTGGCAGCAGGAGCGCTACGACCCCGTCACCGGCGACTACATCTGCCACATCCATTTCAAGTTCAAGAACGGCTCCATGCTCCGCCGCGCCTTCACCTACCACTGGCGGGTCTGGACCATCCCCGAACTCAAGGACCTCCTCGCCGAGGCGGGCCTGCCGAACGTCACCGTCTACTGCGAGGGCGAGGACGCCAAGGGAGAGGGCAACGGCGTCTTCCGTCCCGTCAAGCAGGCCCCCGCCGACCGCTGCTTCATCGCCTACCTCGTCGCCACCCGCTGA
- a CDS encoding type II secretion system protein: protein MTTPRSTPPRHAFTLVEVLVVIAVISILLSILLPGLAGAKSAAQLTRELAAAQQLTTGYFLYADDHRGVLMPGYAPASMTSIPSPPGAKPLTVLDEDGAPITGVQAQRYPWRLYPYLDYNFAGIYFDPKILSRYRGSPDFHYYVSLSPSLGLNSTFIGGDADRYGFNPAATGVWGPFYLTSVSQASRPDNLLLFASARGAAPDGDSSPVPGYFRVDAPYLLSRQWSPSFDPARAPGSFGHVDLRYQKRAVTGAFDGHAATLGEEPLQDMRRWCERATTPQWTLGTSR, encoded by the coding sequence ATGACCACCCCCCGCAGCACCCCCCCACGCCACGCCTTCACCCTCGTCGAGGTGCTCGTGGTCATCGCCGTCATCTCTATTCTGCTCAGCATCCTCCTCCCGGGACTCGCGGGCGCGAAAAGCGCCGCTCAACTCACCCGCGAACTTGCCGCCGCCCAGCAACTCACCACTGGCTACTTCCTCTACGCCGACGACCACCGCGGCGTGCTCATGCCCGGCTACGCCCCCGCCAGCATGACCTCCATCCCCTCGCCCCCCGGCGCCAAGCCCCTCACCGTCCTCGATGAGGACGGCGCCCCCATCACCGGAGTCCAGGCCCAGCGCTACCCCTGGCGCCTCTACCCCTACCTCGATTACAACTTCGCCGGCATCTACTTCGATCCCAAGATCCTCAGCCGCTACCGCGGCAGCCCCGACTTCCACTACTACGTCAGCCTCTCCCCCTCCCTCGGCCTCAACAGCACCTTCATTGGCGGCGACGCCGACCGCTACGGATTCAACCCCGCGGCGACCGGCGTCTGGGGCCCCTTCTACCTCACAAGCGTCAGCCAGGCTTCGCGCCCCGACAACCTCCTCCTCTTCGCCTCCGCGCGCGGCGCCGCGCCCGACGGCGATTCCTCCCCCGTCCCGGGCTACTTCCGCGTCGACGCGCCCTACCTGCTCTCGCGCCAGTGGAGCCCCTCGTTCGATCCCGCGCGCGCACCCGGCTCCTTCGGCCACGTCGACCTCCGCTACCAGAAGCGCGCTGTGACCGGCGCCTTCGACGGGCACGCCGCCACGCTCGGCGAAGAACCGCTGCAGGACATGCGCCGCTGGTGCGAGCGCGCCACCACACCGCAGTGGACGCTCGGCACATCGCGATGA
- a CDS encoding biliverdin-producing heme oxygenase, which produces MNTTSQPGTHGTSGTPGNAGATGIMERLKVETSGLHAAAEQNELQRLLAKGQLPREMYGAWLGQMLHVHRALEAAIGERAAGCPAIEAVVTREQFDEARIAADLRALGFEVEQAVLPATAALCERIDELRGGDPVMLLGMHYVLEGSHNGGQFIARNVRKAYELTPGTGDTYLDPYGARQREEWGMFKTKMGEIGFTPEQADGMVDAAQEMFRAIGAISDDLMRVGVGGAR; this is translated from the coding sequence ATGAACACGACGTCGCAGCCGGGAACTCACGGGACTTCCGGGACCCCCGGGAACGCAGGGGCTACCGGGATCATGGAGCGGCTCAAAGTTGAGACGAGCGGGCTGCACGCGGCGGCCGAGCAGAACGAGTTGCAGCGGCTGCTGGCGAAGGGTCAGTTGCCGCGGGAGATGTACGGCGCGTGGCTGGGGCAGATGCTGCACGTGCACCGGGCGCTGGAGGCGGCGATCGGGGAGCGCGCGGCGGGGTGTCCGGCGATCGAGGCGGTGGTGACGCGGGAGCAGTTTGATGAGGCGCGGATCGCCGCGGACCTGAGGGCGCTTGGGTTCGAAGTGGAACAGGCGGTGCTGCCGGCGACGGCGGCGCTGTGCGAGCGGATCGACGAGCTCAGGGGAGGCGATCCGGTGATGCTGCTGGGGATGCACTACGTGCTGGAGGGGAGCCACAACGGCGGACAGTTCATCGCGCGGAACGTGCGGAAGGCGTACGAGCTCACGCCCGGGACGGGGGACACGTACCTGGATCCGTACGGGGCGCGGCAGCGGGAAGAGTGGGGGATGTTCAAGACGAAGATGGGGGAGATCGGGTTCACGCCGGAGCAGGCGGATGGGATGGTGGATGCAGCGCAGGAGATGTTCCGCGCGATCGGGGCGATCAGCGATGATCTGATGCGGGTCGGGGTGGGAGGGGCGAGGTAA
- a CDS encoding aspartate-semialdehyde dehydrogenase, which translates to MPSSPARSEAPPLNPSHPPRPAPHGPRSADTRHPSRESAMTTTPNIAIVGATGAVGREMLTVLEQRQFPHAALTLLASERSAGVAIDYRAKPHTVEPLSERSFDSMRPGDIALFSAGSSISKKFGPIAADRGVVVIDNSSAFRMDPGVPLLVPEVNPDALGPGYRIIANPNCSAIILLVALTPLRRAFGIDRIVVSTYQAASGAGAKAMDELLSQSREALAGRPVLPGAHSGGVFHEPYAFNLFSHNAAVDPSTGLNGEEQKMVDESRKIWNDPALRLAPTCIRVPVLRAHAQAINLTLRTPTTETHLRDALARGAGVQIVDDRSNNLFPTPLKASGKDNVLVGRIRPDPTQDRGRGWDLFIAGDQLRKGAALNAVQIAEILLQRRAR; encoded by the coding sequence ATGCCGTCATCACCCGCTCGTTCTGAGGCGCCCCCGCTGAACCCATCCCACCCGCCACGACCCGCGCCCCACGGGCCCCGGTCGGCCGATACCCGGCACCCATCGAGAGAGTCCGCCATGACCACCACCCCGAACATCGCCATCGTCGGCGCCACCGGCGCCGTCGGCCGCGAGATGCTCACCGTCCTCGAGCAGCGCCAGTTCCCCCACGCCGCCCTCACCCTGCTCGCCTCCGAGCGCTCCGCCGGTGTCGCCATCGACTATCGCGCGAAGCCCCACACCGTCGAGCCCCTCAGCGAGCGATCCTTCGACTCCATGCGCCCCGGCGACATCGCCCTCTTCTCCGCCGGCTCCTCGATCTCGAAGAAGTTCGGCCCGATCGCCGCCGACCGCGGCGTGGTCGTCATCGACAACTCCTCCGCCTTCCGCATGGACCCCGGCGTGCCGCTCCTCGTCCCCGAGGTCAACCCGGATGCCCTCGGCCCCGGCTACCGCATCATCGCCAACCCCAACTGCTCCGCGATCATCCTGCTCGTCGCCCTCACCCCGCTCCGCCGCGCCTTCGGCATCGATCGCATCGTCGTCTCCACCTACCAGGCTGCCTCGGGCGCCGGCGCCAAGGCCATGGACGAACTCCTCTCCCAGTCGCGCGAGGCGCTCGCGGGCCGCCCCGTCTTGCCCGGCGCCCACTCCGGCGGGGTCTTCCACGAGCCCTACGCCTTCAACCTCTTCTCCCACAACGCCGCCGTCGATCCCTCCACCGGCCTCAACGGCGAGGAGCAGAAGATGGTCGACGAATCCCGCAAGATCTGGAACGACCCCGCCCTCCGCCTCGCCCCCACCTGCATCCGCGTCCCCGTCCTCCGCGCCCACGCCCAGGCGATCAACCTCACCCTCAGGACCCCCACCACCGAGACGCACCTCCGCGACGCCCTCGCCCGCGGCGCCGGCGTCCAGATCGTCGACGACCGTTCCAACAACCTCTTCCCCACACCCCTCAAGGCCTCCGGCAAGGACAACGTCCTCGTCGGCCGCATCCGCCCCGACCCCACTCAGGACCGCGGCCGAGGCTGGGATCTCTTCATCGCCGGCGACCAGCTCCGCAAGGGCGCGGCCCTCAACGCGGTCCAGATCGCCGAGATCCTCCTCCAGCGCCGGGCCCGCTGA
- a CDS encoding UDP-glucose/GDP-mannose dehydrogenase family protein, translated as MRLSMVGTGYVGLVTGVCLSNTGNHVTCLDVDAKKIEKLRRGECPIYEPGLTDLMERNIGAGRLVFTTSAVEAHKEADMIFICVGTPSDERGHTDLTYVMKAAEDVADLLKSLGPKQKPKVVVVKSTVPVGTTLAVRDRIRERAGKDIPFGIADNPEFLKEGAAIDDFNKPDRVVVGVEEEWVGQKMRDLYDPFVRNGHPIFVMDVLSAEMVKYASNNFLATKISFINEMANLCEAYGADIGRVREGMCSDKRIGTQFLYPGLGYGGSCFPKDTLACIMMGDKAGVPAKLSQSVHEVNQRQRDRFFDKILGHFGGKSAGGSALSGKKIAFWGIAFKPRTDDIREAPALTLIRKSLGYGAACAAFDPVANENARQELGPTVAVTEDMYAALEGAHALVISTDWDEFKSPDFERMSKTMAGKVIFDGRNLYRLSQMRDLGFSYYSVGRAAVKAK; from the coding sequence ATGCGTCTGAGCATGGTCGGCACGGGATACGTGGGTCTGGTGACGGGCGTGTGCCTTTCGAACACGGGCAACCACGTGACCTGCCTGGATGTGGATGCGAAGAAGATCGAGAAGCTCCGTCGCGGCGAGTGCCCGATCTACGAGCCGGGGCTGACGGACCTGATGGAGCGGAACATCGGGGCGGGGCGCCTGGTGTTCACGACCAGCGCGGTCGAGGCGCACAAAGAAGCGGACATGATCTTCATCTGTGTGGGGACGCCCAGCGATGAGCGGGGGCACACGGACCTGACGTACGTGATGAAGGCGGCCGAGGACGTGGCGGACCTGCTCAAGAGCCTGGGGCCGAAGCAGAAGCCCAAGGTTGTTGTGGTGAAGAGCACGGTGCCGGTGGGCACAACGCTGGCGGTGCGGGACCGGATCCGGGAGCGGGCGGGGAAGGACATCCCGTTCGGGATCGCGGACAATCCGGAGTTCCTGAAGGAGGGGGCGGCGATCGACGACTTCAACAAGCCCGACCGCGTGGTGGTGGGCGTGGAGGAGGAGTGGGTGGGGCAGAAGATGCGGGACCTGTACGACCCCTTCGTGCGGAACGGGCACCCGATCTTTGTGATGGACGTGCTGAGCGCGGAGATGGTGAAGTACGCGAGCAACAACTTCCTCGCGACGAAGATCTCGTTCATCAACGAGATGGCGAACCTGTGCGAGGCGTACGGGGCGGACATCGGGCGGGTGCGCGAGGGGATGTGCTCGGACAAGCGGATCGGGACGCAGTTCCTGTACCCCGGGCTGGGGTACGGCGGGTCGTGCTTCCCGAAGGACACGCTGGCGTGCATCATGATGGGGGACAAGGCGGGCGTGCCCGCGAAGCTGAGCCAGTCGGTGCACGAGGTGAACCAGCGCCAGCGGGACCGGTTCTTCGACAAGATCCTGGGGCACTTCGGCGGGAAGTCGGCGGGCGGGTCGGCGCTGAGCGGGAAGAAGATCGCGTTCTGGGGGATCGCGTTCAAGCCGCGGACCGACGACATCCGCGAAGCTCCGGCGCTGACGCTGATCCGCAAGTCCCTCGGGTACGGCGCGGCGTGCGCGGCGTTCGACCCGGTGGCGAACGAGAACGCGCGCCAGGAACTCGGGCCGACGGTGGCGGTGACCGAGGACATGTACGCGGCGCTGGAGGGGGCCCACGCGCTGGTGATCAGCACCGATTGGGACGAGTTCAAGAGCCCGGACTTTGAGCGCATGTCAAAGACGATGGCGGGGAAGGTGATCTTCGACGGTCGCAACCTGTACCGGTTGTCGCAGATGCGGGACCTTGGGTTCTCGTACTACTCGGTGGGGCGGGCCGCGGTGAAGGCGAAGTAG
- a CDS encoding polyprenyl synthetase family protein, which produces MSALLEVPADLAAVQDSLAEAMSRVEHVFDDALRSDLPPVERLCKHVERYRGKMLRPALVILSHAAAPGATIIPADVPESVLRLAAVCEMIHMATLVHDDVLDEADTRRKGATVNRLHGNEAAVILGDYLFSAAYRLCSSIGGPAGQHASLMVATTGMTLCAGELLQLHHRENLSLDEDTYFEIVRRKTASLIATACRLGAAANLPGIDPATSNPAADPFHTFGLNLGVAFQIQDDILDLTGTETTVGKPVRKDIEMGKLTLPLIHHLAAASPLRRGRTLDLLVAGGAGAPQALLSALEETDSIHHARQTARRLVDEAKSALAHVPDSPPKRFMLLMADAVITRSF; this is translated from the coding sequence ATGTCCGCCCTCCTCGAGGTCCCCGCCGATCTTGCCGCGGTCCAGGATTCCCTGGCCGAGGCGATGTCTCGCGTCGAGCACGTCTTCGACGACGCCCTCCGCTCCGACCTCCCCCCCGTCGAACGCCTCTGCAAGCACGTCGAGCGGTACCGCGGCAAGATGCTCCGCCCCGCACTGGTCATCCTCAGCCACGCCGCCGCCCCCGGCGCCACGATCATCCCCGCCGACGTCCCCGAGTCCGTCCTCAGGCTCGCCGCCGTCTGTGAGATGATCCACATGGCCACCCTCGTCCACGACGACGTCCTCGACGAGGCCGACACCCGCCGCAAGGGCGCCACCGTCAACCGCCTCCACGGCAACGAGGCCGCCGTCATCCTCGGCGACTACCTCTTTTCCGCCGCCTACCGCCTCTGCTCCTCCATCGGCGGCCCCGCCGGCCAGCACGCCTCACTCATGGTCGCCACCACCGGCATGACCCTCTGCGCTGGCGAACTCCTCCAGCTCCACCACCGCGAGAACCTCTCCCTCGACGAGGACACCTACTTCGAGATCGTCCGCCGCAAGACCGCGTCCCTCATCGCCACCGCCTGCCGCCTCGGCGCCGCCGCGAACCTCCCCGGCATCGACCCGGCCACGTCGAACCCCGCCGCCGACCCCTTCCACACCTTCGGCCTCAACCTCGGCGTCGCCTTCCAGATCCAGGACGACATCCTCGACCTCACCGGCACCGAGACCACCGTCGGCAAGCCCGTCCGCAAGGACATCGAGATGGGCAAGCTCACCCTCCCCCTCATCCACCACCTCGCCGCCGCGTCGCCGCTGCGCCGCGGCCGGACGCTCGACCTCCTCGTCGCCGGAGGCGCCGGCGCCCCCCAGGCCCTCCTCTCAGCCCTCGAGGAAACCGACTCGATCCATCACGCCCGTCAGACCGCACGGCGACTGGTCGACGAGGCCAAATCGGCCCTCGCCCACGTCCCCGACTCCCCGCCCAAACGCTTCATGCTGCTGATGGCCGATGCCGTCATCACCCGCTCGTTCTGA